The Pseudophaeobacter arcticus DSM 23566 genome includes a region encoding these proteins:
- a CDS encoding VOC family protein yields MTSTPRQNPAPKKHPNQITPQITAQITGLYETHLPVADLTRSRAFYHDMLGLPLAHELAERRVSFYWVGSPETAMLGLWEMGSAPLAMRLHIAFRMAAADIHRLCDQLSQRGIQPLNLIGEKISEPIVIGWMPALSVYCTDPDGHSIEFIAKLPEPPDPDFGQGPYSRWQQRTAPARG; encoded by the coding sequence ATGACATCAACTCCCCGGCAAAACCCTGCCCCCAAAAAACATCCCAATCAGATCACCCCCCAGATCACTGCCCAGATTACCGGGCTTTATGAGACCCATCTTCCGGTCGCCGATCTGACCCGCTCCCGTGCTTTTTATCACGACATGCTCGGCCTGCCGCTGGCCCATGAGCTGGCTGAACGCCGGGTCAGCTTTTATTGGGTGGGCAGTCCGGAAACCGCCATGCTGGGCCTCTGGGAGATGGGCAGTGCGCCCTTGGCCATGCGCCTGCATATTGCCTTTCGCATGGCTGCCGCAGATATCCACCGGCTCTGTGACCAGCTCAGTCAGCGGGGCATTCAGCCCCTCAACCTGATCGGAGAAAAGATCAGCGAACCCATCGTTATTGGCTGGATGCCCGCCCTCTCGGTCTATTGCACTGATCCCGACGGCCACTCGATCGAGTTCATCGCCAAGCTGCCAGAACCGCCAGACCCGGACTTTGGCCAGGGCCCCTATAGCCGCTGGCAACAGCGCACCGCCCCCGCGCGCGGATAG
- a CDS encoding pyridoxal phosphate-dependent decarboxylase family protein gives MDEDQLLQEADRRGRTYVAGAETRRVFPSDQDIAALAGFDEALPDQGRAAAETIALMDDLGSPATVASNGPNYFGFVIGASLPVAAAAERLALAWDQCASAEDGSPAAYALEQQASKWLLEILDLPRSSAVAFGTSATACGLSCLAAARAELLARQGWDVVNDGLHGAPEVKVVVAASTHVTVRKALQVLGFGWNRVIKAPVDDQGRILPDQLPDMDATTLLVLQAGEVNTGEFDDFARLIPGAKAAGAWVHVDGAFGLWARAAPGLRDLTKGIEGADSWTTDGHKWLNTPYDGAMAICRDPQALARVMNSDAAYSTASAEAQKNLTLEFSRRARGIPVWAALRSLGKAGVADLVAGHHNQARRICAALEEAGFEVLNRVVLNQVLVRGRDDAATEAILQKVQQSGTSWFGGTLWQGRPAFRISLSSFRTQDSHVDQLITLLLGIGARGDG, from the coding sequence ATGGATGAGGATCAGTTGCTACAGGAAGCCGACAGGCGTGGCCGCACCTATGTGGCGGGTGCCGAGACCCGTCGGGTTTTTCCCAGTGACCAGGATATTGCCGCGCTTGCAGGGTTTGATGAGGCTCTGCCCGACCAGGGGCGCGCCGCTGCGGAAACCATTGCCTTGATGGATGATCTTGGCTCACCGGCCACAGTGGCCTCCAACGGGCCGAACTATTTTGGCTTTGTCATTGGTGCCAGCCTGCCGGTGGCGGCAGCGGCGGAACGTCTGGCGCTTGCCTGGGATCAATGCGCCTCGGCCGAGGATGGCAGCCCGGCGGCCTATGCCCTTGAACAGCAGGCCAGCAAGTGGCTGCTGGAGATCCTGGACTTGCCGCGCAGCAGTGCCGTGGCCTTTGGCACCTCCGCCACTGCCTGTGGGCTCAGCTGTCTGGCTGCTGCCCGGGCCGAACTCTTGGCGCGGCAGGGCTGGGATGTGGTGAATGATGGGCTGCATGGCGCACCCGAGGTCAAGGTGGTGGTGGCGGCCAGCACCCATGTCACGGTGCGCAAAGCGCTGCAGGTGCTGGGCTTTGGCTGGAACCGGGTGATCAAGGCGCCGGTGGATGACCAGGGGCGGATCCTGCCGGACCAGTTGCCGGACATGGATGCCACAACCCTGCTGGTGTTGCAGGCCGGCGAGGTCAACACGGGCGAGTTTGACGATTTTGCCAGGCTCATTCCCGGTGCCAAGGCCGCCGGGGCCTGGGTGCATGTGGATGGTGCCTTTGGGCTCTGGGCCCGTGCCGCGCCGGGGTTGCGCGATTTGACCAAGGGGATCGAAGGCGCCGACAGTTGGACCACCGATGGCCACAAATGGCTCAACACGCCCTATGACGGTGCCATGGCGATTTGCCGGGACCCGCAGGCGCTGGCCCGGGTGATGAACAGCGATGCCGCCTATTCCACCGCTTCGGCGGAGGCGCAAAAGAACCTGACGCTGGAATTCTCGCGTCGGGCGCGCGGCATTCCGGTCTGGGCAGCGCTGCGCAGCCTGGGCAAGGCGGGGGTGGCAGATCTGGTCGCAGGCCATCACAATCAGGCCCGGCGCATTTGTGCGGCCCTGGAGGAGGCGGGGTTTGAGGTGTTGAACCGGGTGGTGCTCAATCAGGTCCTGGTGCGCGGCAGGGATGATGCTGCAACCGAGGCCATTTTGCAGAAAGTTCAGCAAAGTGGTACCTCCTGGTTTGGTGGCACCCTCTGGCAAGGTCGCCCGGCATTCCGCATCAGCCTATCCTCCTTTCGCACACAGGACAGCCATGTGGACCAGCTCATCACTCTCTTGCTGGGGATTGGCGCCAGGGGAGACGGCTGA
- a CDS encoding glyoxalase superfamily protein, producing MTDFSNLPSTDVLKLQAKRLRQQLHSSGVVVGHSKSLELVAQQYGARDWNTLQARAGNRLQLRVGDRVRGRYLGQAFRGEIRGLSLMGDGEHRQITLHFDSPVDVVQFESFSSLRQRVKGVIGWDGCSVQKTSDGVPQLIVEGPAPEKHP from the coding sequence ATGACTGATTTTTCTAATCTACCGTCAACGGATGTGTTGAAACTGCAGGCAAAACGCCTGCGACAGCAATTGCACAGCAGTGGTGTTGTGGTTGGCCATTCCAAATCCTTGGAACTGGTGGCGCAGCAATATGGAGCCCGCGACTGGAACACCCTGCAGGCGCGGGCGGGAAACCGGTTGCAGCTGCGGGTTGGGGACCGGGTGCGTGGACGCTATCTGGGACAGGCCTTTAGGGGTGAGATTCGCGGGCTGTCCCTGATGGGAGATGGTGAGCACCGCCAGATCACGCTGCATTTTGACAGCCCCGTCGATGTGGTGCAGTTCGAGAGCTTTTCGAGCCTGCGCCAACGGGTCAAAGGGGTGATCGGCTGGGATGGCTGCTCTGTGCAGAAAACCTCGGATGGGGTGCCGCAGCTGATTGTCGAAGGGCCAGCCCCAGAAAAACACCCATGA
- a CDS encoding DUF6525 family protein produces MQPFPVPHRSKRNLGETRVKRRKRSEDPMQAYDQLPRDLRLWMQSAKLPWSPASCRRLWLKTKVRGDSLEQALASLDRAEAATLARGDGPRRVPALPTVEL; encoded by the coding sequence ATGCAGCCTTTCCCTGTCCCCCACCGGTCCAAACGCAATCTTGGCGAAACCCGCGTAAAACGCCGTAAACGCAGCGAAGATCCGATGCAGGCCTATGATCAACTACCGCGTGACCTGCGGCTGTGGATGCAAAGCGCCAAACTGCCTTGGTCGCCTGCCTCCTGCCGCAGGCTCTGGCTCAAGACCAAAGTCAGGGGCGACAGTCTGGAACAGGCGCTGGCAAGTCTCGACCGGGCAGAGGCCGCAACGCTGGCACGCGGCGACGGGCCGCGCCGGGTGCCAGCGTTGCCAACAGTGGAATTATAG
- a CDS encoding calcium-binding protein: MDGLVALCPGRFWRYAMLWIAGLLGLMGIGGAALLDFGDDGSTDATDETQTSGDGSGPNSSDDVPTTPADEFLDDATGGSDQGIEICDFIDTESGDSTDPDDTGDTGSDTGRRLIYDGDQLTGSEIADILGGSNFDDELLGEDGDDQLNGYDGSDYIDGGGDDDSLYGGAGDDTLIGGSGNDLLHGEYGDDSLAGGTGDDSLFGHFGADTLMGGDGADQGHGGQGDDSLNGEGGNDALHGNDGNDSLQGGAGQDSLFGGNGNDFVWGADDGTDADYLNGGAGDDTLVAGAGDIVTAGDGADEIWAEDLAGSGEAVQLMDFNRDEDQLVVFWNPDSEAEPEISIEPDSDDPDQQVIRVNGTEVLRLTGAEGLSVSDIALMDAQLGLSS, translated from the coding sequence ATGGACGGTCTGGTTGCGCTCTGCCCTGGCCGGTTTTGGAGATATGCCATGTTGTGGATTGCAGGCCTGTTGGGCCTCATGGGAATCGGCGGGGCCGCCCTGCTGGATTTTGGGGACGACGGGTCCACAGATGCGACCGACGAGACCCAGACCTCTGGCGATGGGTCGGGTCCCAATTCTTCCGACGACGTCCCAACCACGCCTGCAGATGAATTTCTGGATGACGCGACCGGCGGCTCCGATCAGGGGATTGAAATTTGCGATTTCATCGACACGGAAAGTGGCGATTCAACCGACCCTGATGACACTGGCGACACCGGCAGCGATACAGGACGGCGACTGATCTATGATGGTGACCAGCTCACCGGTTCCGAGATTGCGGATATCCTTGGCGGCAGCAACTTCGACGACGAACTCCTCGGAGAAGACGGCGATGACCAGCTCAACGGATATGACGGCAGTGATTACATTGATGGCGGCGGCGACGACGACAGCCTGTATGGCGGGGCGGGCGACGACACGCTGATTGGCGGCAGCGGCAATGACCTGCTGCATGGCGAATATGGTGACGACAGCCTGGCAGGCGGAACGGGGGACGACAGCCTGTTTGGCCATTTTGGCGCCGATACGCTGATGGGCGGCGATGGCGCGGATCAGGGGCATGGCGGCCAGGGGGATGACTCGCTGAACGGCGAGGGCGGAAATGACGCCCTGCATGGCAATGACGGCAACGACAGCCTGCAGGGGGGGGCTGGTCAGGACAGCCTGTTTGGCGGCAATGGCAATGATTTTGTCTGGGGCGCCGATGACGGAACCGACGCGGATTACCTCAATGGCGGGGCGGGCGACGATACACTGGTTGCCGGGGCGGGCGATATCGTCACGGCCGGTGACGGGGCCGATGAGATCTGGGCCGAGGATCTGGCCGGCAGCGGTGAGGCTGTCCAGTTGATGGATTTTAACCGCGATGAGGATCAGCTGGTGGTGTTCTGGAACCCAGACAGCGAGGCAGAACCAGAGATTTCGATCGAACCCGACAGTGACGACCCCGACCAACAGGTCATTCGCGTCAACGGGACCGAGGTCTTGCGCCTTACCGGGGCGGAAGGGTTGAGCGTCTCGGATATTGCCCTGATGGATGCCCAGCTTGGCCTTTCCAGCTAA
- a CDS encoding glycosyltransferase family 25 protein has protein sequence MHSLIIHMPDSGKRAANVEHLLFALPNAEVVEAVNGRAVAADLSEILHPGDLHKPSYPFRLSPGEIGCFLSHRRCWQRIVDAGWDYALIVEDDLALDPALWADVLMLIKDQASTDSFIRLPAKRREVPVAQHAQQGESKLFLPRVIGLQTVAQVVGRAAAQRLLATTEQLDRPVDTFLQMHWIHQQQIQTILPNGVSEQTEALGGSTIQKRKSGSKLAREFKRSLYRAKVSARPQIDGPGKPGNLGKPA, from the coding sequence ATGCATTCACTGATCATTCATATGCCGGACAGCGGCAAACGTGCCGCCAATGTGGAGCACCTGCTGTTTGCGCTCCCCAATGCCGAAGTCGTCGAGGCCGTGAACGGGCGCGCGGTGGCTGCGGATCTCAGTGAAATCCTGCACCCTGGTGATCTGCACAAGCCAAGCTACCCCTTTCGCCTCTCCCCCGGAGAAATCGGCTGCTTTCTGTCGCATCGGCGCTGCTGGCAGCGCATTGTCGATGCCGGTTGGGACTATGCGCTGATTGTCGAAGACGATCTGGCGCTTGATCCGGCTCTCTGGGCCGATGTGCTGATGCTGATCAAAGACCAGGCCAGTACCGATAGTTTTATCCGGCTGCCAGCCAAGCGCCGGGAGGTGCCTGTGGCGCAACACGCGCAGCAGGGGGAGAGCAAGCTATTCCTGCCCAGGGTCATCGGCCTGCAAACTGTTGCACAGGTGGTGGGACGCGCCGCCGCACAACGGTTGCTGGCCACCACCGAACAGCTGGATCGCCCCGTTGATACCTTTTTGCAGATGCACTGGATTCACCAGCAGCAAATCCAGACCATCCTGCCCAATGGCGTCTCGGAACAAACCGAGGCGCTCGGCGGCTCCACCATTCAAAAACGCAAGTCCGGCAGCAAGCTGGCGCGCGAATTCAAACGCAGCCTCTACCGGGCAAAGGTCTCTGCCCGGCCGCAAATAGACGGACCTGGGAAACCGGGAAACCTGGGAAAACCGGCCTGA
- the rpsO gene encoding 30S ribosomal protein S15, whose product MSITAEEKARLMKEFATKEGDTGSPEVQVAILTSRINTLTEHFKTHKKDNHGRRGLLKMVALRRKLLDYTKGKDEARYQDLIKRLGIRR is encoded by the coding sequence ATGTCGATCACAGCTGAAGAAAAAGCACGCCTGATGAAAGAATTTGCAACCAAAGAAGGCGACACCGGTTCGCCCGAAGTACAGGTTGCTATCCTCACCTCGCGCATCAACACCCTGACCGAGCACTTCAAAACCCACAAGAAAGACAACCACGGTCGTCGTGGCCTTTTGAAAATGGTTGCTCTGCGTCGTAAGCTGCTGGACTACACCAAAGGCAAAGATGAGGCCCGTTACCAGGACCTGATCAAACGTCTTGGCATCCGCCGCTAA
- a CDS encoding FkbM family methyltransferase, translating to MASLKRWIDLKRNPWKAPLHKGMKAWKADKASDSHLLQYDDLPQQPVVLDIGGYEGGWSDVVLAVRPAAIIHIFEPHPGFAKELRRKFSTNSNITVHECAIGSEPGQITLSDSADASSAFGAKSGQTYVAEVRSVADFFATSELQSVDLAKINIEGGEYDLLPGLIDAGLIGRIKRLQVQFHLFDPSWSADRDAIRAQLAATHSCAWCYTFVWEEWRLK from the coding sequence GTGGCATCTCTTAAGCGTTGGATCGATCTCAAGCGAAACCCGTGGAAGGCGCCGCTGCACAAGGGGATGAAGGCCTGGAAGGCTGACAAGGCCTCGGACAGTCATCTGTTGCAATATGATGACCTGCCACAGCAGCCGGTTGTTCTGGATATCGGCGGCTATGAAGGCGGCTGGAGCGACGTTGTCCTTGCGGTTCGGCCTGCGGCGATCATTCATATTTTTGAGCCCCATCCGGGCTTTGCCAAAGAGCTGCGCCGCAAGTTTTCGACCAATTCAAACATCACGGTCCACGAATGCGCCATTGGTTCAGAGCCTGGACAGATAACACTGAGCGATTCTGCGGATGCCTCCTCTGCCTTTGGGGCAAAGTCAGGCCAGACCTATGTTGCCGAAGTCCGCTCTGTTGCCGATTTCTTTGCCACCTCGGAATTGCAAAGCGTCGATCTGGCCAAGATCAATATCGAAGGCGGGGAATACGACCTGCTGCCGGGATTGATTGATGCCGGGCTCATCGGGCGGATCAAACGCCTTCAGGTGCAGTTTCACCTGTTTGATCCCTCCTGGAGCGCCGATCGGGACGCAATTCGCGCCCAGCTTGCCGCCACCCATTCCTGTGCCTGGTGTTATACCTTCGTCTGGGAGGAGTGGCGCCTGAAATAG
- a CDS encoding aldehyde dehydrogenase family protein, giving the protein MIEKRDFYINGAWVAPAQANDFEVIDPSTEEPCAVISLGGQADTDAAVAAAKAALPGWMATPVAERIALVEKLIEIYGKRSEEMAQAISVEMGAPIDMSRSQQVGAGSYHLQNFIDAAKAYAFDAPLGDHAPNDRIIHEAVGVAALITPWNWPMNQVTLKVGAAAVAGCTMVLKPSEQSPLNAMLFAEMMDEAGFPKGVFNLVNGDGVGVGSQLTAHPDVDMVSFTGSTRAGTAISKSAAETLKKVHLELGGKGANVIFDDADDKAVKRGVLHMMNNTGQSCNAPSRMLVQKGIYDQAVATAAEVASKITVGPASEGGRHIGPVVNELQWNKIQDLIQKGIDEGAKLVAGGTGRPDGLNKGFYVKPTVFADANNQMVVAREEIFGPVLTMIPFDTEEEAIEIANDTPYGLTNYVQTQDSARANRMARVLRSGMVEINGKSRSAGAPFGGMKQSGNGREGGSWGIEDFLEVKAVGGWTPE; this is encoded by the coding sequence ATGATTGAGAAACGCGACTTTTATATCAACGGTGCGTGGGTTGCCCCCGCGCAGGCAAATGATTTTGAGGTAATCGACCCCTCAACCGAAGAGCCCTGTGCGGTGATCTCGCTGGGGGGGCAGGCGGATACTGACGCAGCTGTTGCCGCCGCCAAGGCCGCCCTGCCAGGCTGGATGGCCACCCCGGTGGCCGAGCGTATCGCGCTGGTCGAAAAACTGATCGAGATCTACGGCAAGCGCAGCGAAGAGATGGCGCAGGCCATCTCGGTTGAGATGGGCGCCCCCATCGATATGTCGCGCAGCCAGCAGGTTGGCGCCGGCAGCTATCATCTGCAGAACTTCATTGACGCCGCCAAGGCCTATGCCTTTGACGCGCCACTGGGCGACCACGCCCCCAACGACCGCATCATTCACGAAGCCGTTGGCGTTGCGGCGCTGATCACCCCTTGGAACTGGCCCATGAACCAGGTGACGCTGAAAGTCGGCGCTGCTGCGGTTGCTGGCTGTACCATGGTGCTGAAACCCTCCGAGCAAAGCCCGCTCAACGCGATGCTCTTTGCCGAGATGATGGATGAGGCCGGCTTCCCCAAGGGCGTGTTCAACCTGGTCAACGGCGACGGCGTTGGCGTCGGCTCTCAGCTGACCGCGCATCCTGATGTGGATATGGTCTCCTTCACCGGCTCGACCCGCGCCGGTACCGCGATCTCCAAATCGGCAGCGGAAACCTTGAAGAAGGTGCATCTGGAGCTCGGCGGCAAAGGCGCCAACGTGATCTTTGACGATGCCGATGACAAGGCGGTGAAGCGTGGTGTGCTGCATATGATGAACAACACTGGCCAAAGCTGTAACGCTCCCAGCCGGATGTTGGTTCAGAAAGGTATCTACGATCAGGCGGTTGCCACCGCAGCCGAGGTTGCCTCCAAGATCACCGTTGGTCCCGCCTCCGAAGGTGGCCGCCATATCGGCCCGGTGGTGAATGAGCTGCAGTGGAACAAGATCCAGGATCTAATCCAAAAAGGCATCGATGAAGGCGCCAAGCTGGTCGCCGGTGGCACCGGACGCCCCGACGGGTTGAACAAAGGCTTCTACGTCAAACCCACGGTCTTTGCCGATGCCAACAACCAGATGGTGGTGGCCCGCGAAGAGATCTTTGGCCCGGTTCTGACCATGATCCCCTTTGACACCGAAGAGGAAGCCATCGAGATCGCCAATGACACGCCCTACGGTTTGACCAACTACGTGCAGACCCAAGACAGCGCCCGCGCCAACCGTATGGCCCGTGTGCTGCGCTCTGGCATGGTTGAAATCAACGGCAAATCCCGCAGTGCTGGTGCGCCCTTTGGCGGCATGAAACAGTCGGGCAATGGTCGGGAAGGCGGCAGCTGGGGGATCGAAGATTTCCTTGAGGTAAAAGCCGTCGGCGGCTGGACACCAGAATAA
- the pnp gene encoding polyribonucleotide nucleotidyltransferase codes for MFNVTKKSMQWGEETLTLETGKVARQADGSVIATLGETSVMANVTFARKQKPGQDFFPLTVHYQEKYYAAGKVPGGFFKREARPTEKETLTARLIDRPIRPLFVPGFKNEVLVMCTVLSHDLVNDPDMVAMIAASAALTLSGAPFMGPIAAARVGFEGGEYVLNPTVDDMQDLRLNPEQRLDLVVAGTKDAVMMVESEAYELSEAEMLGAVKFAHEAIQPVIDLIISLAEEAAKEPFDFAAPDYSDLYEAVKAAGETEMRAAFAISDKQERTSAVAAARETIKAALNEEQLDDANLGSAMKKLEAGILRGDVVKTGKRIDGRATDEIRDIVSETGLLPRTHGSALFTRGETQGLVVTTLGTGDDEQFIDALHGNFKSNFLLHYNFPPYSVGEVGRVGGPGRREIGHGKLAWRALQAVLPAATDFPYTIRVVSEITESNGSSSMASVCGGSLSMMDAGVPLKAPVAGVAMGLILEDDGSYAILSDILGDEDHLGDMDFKVAGTEAGITSLQMDIKIAGITPEIMEKALEQAKAGRIHILGEMNKALSGAAEFSVHAPRIETMQVPTDKIREVIGSGGKVIREIVEVSGAKVDINDEGIIKIASPNGDSIKKAYDMIYSIVAEPEEGKVYTGKVVKIVDFGAFVNFFGKRDGLVHVSQIENRRLNHPSDVLKEGQEVKVKLLGFDDRGKVRLSMKMINQETGEEMAPEQKED; via the coding sequence ATGTTCAACGTTACGAAAAAATCTATGCAGTGGGGCGAAGAAACGCTGACACTGGAAACGGGCAAGGTTGCCCGTCAGGCAGATGGCTCGGTCATCGCCACGCTGGGTGAGACCAGCGTTATGGCCAACGTGACTTTTGCGCGCAAGCAAAAGCCCGGTCAGGACTTCTTTCCTCTGACAGTCCACTACCAAGAAAAATACTACGCCGCAGGTAAAGTACCCGGTGGTTTCTTCAAGCGCGAAGCGCGCCCAACCGAAAAAGAAACACTGACTGCGCGCCTGATCGACCGTCCGATCCGCCCGCTGTTTGTTCCCGGCTTCAAAAACGAAGTTCTGGTCATGTGCACCGTGCTGAGCCACGACCTGGTCAATGACCCGGACATGGTTGCAATGATCGCGGCCTCCGCTGCGCTGACCCTGTCTGGTGCGCCTTTCATGGGTCCAATCGCAGCGGCCCGCGTTGGTTTTGAAGGCGGCGAATACGTCCTCAACCCAACCGTCGACGATATGCAGGACCTGCGCCTGAACCCAGAACAGCGTCTGGATCTGGTTGTTGCCGGCACCAAAGACGCGGTGATGATGGTTGAATCCGAAGCCTATGAGCTGTCGGAAGCCGAAATGCTGGGCGCGGTCAAATTCGCCCATGAAGCCATCCAGCCGGTGATCGACCTGATCATCTCGCTGGCGGAAGAAGCGGCAAAAGAGCCCTTTGACTTTGCTGCGCCTGATTACTCGGACTTGTATGAGGCTGTGAAAGCCGCAGGCGAAACCGAGATGCGCGCCGCCTTTGCGATCAGCGACAAGCAAGAGCGCACCAGTGCTGTTGCTGCCGCCCGCGAAACCATCAAGGCCGCTCTGAACGAAGAGCAGCTGGACGATGCCAACCTTGGCTCGGCGATGAAAAAGCTGGAAGCTGGCATTCTGCGTGGCGATGTTGTCAAAACCGGCAAGCGTATCGATGGCCGTGCCACCGACGAAATCCGCGATATCGTCTCGGAAACCGGCCTGCTGCCACGGACCCACGGTTCCGCCCTGTTCACCCGTGGTGAAACCCAGGGTCTGGTTGTGACCACTTTGGGCACCGGCGACGACGAGCAGTTCATCGACGCGCTGCACGGCAACTTCAAATCCAACTTCCTGCTGCATTATAACTTCCCTCCCTATTCGGTTGGTGAAGTTGGTCGTGTGGGCGGCCCCGGCCGTCGTGAAATTGGTCATGGTAAGCTGGCATGGCGCGCGCTGCAGGCGGTTCTGCCTGCGGCAACCGACTTCCCCTACACCATCCGCGTGGTCTCCGAGATCACCGAATCCAACGGCTCTTCCTCGATGGCTTCGGTCTGCGGTGGCTCCCTGTCGATGATGGATGCGGGTGTACCGCTGAAAGCACCGGTTGCTGGTGTTGCCATGGGTCTGATCCTGGAAGACGACGGTTCTTATGCGATCCTGTCCGACATCCTGGGTGACGAAGATCACCTCGGCGACATGGACTTCAAAGTGGCCGGTACCGAAGCAGGTATCACCTCTTTGCAGATGGACATCAAGATCGCAGGCATCACGCCCGAGATCATGGAAAAAGCCCTGGAGCAGGCCAAAGCTGGCCGTATCCACATCCTGGGCGAGATGAACAAAGCACTGTCCGGTGCTGCGGAATTCTCGGTCCACGCGCCCCGCATCGAGACCATGCAGGTGCCCACCGACAAGATCCGTGAAGTCATCGGGTCCGGCGGTAAAGTCATCCGCGAGATCGTCGAAGTTTCCGGCGCCAAGGTTGATATCAATGACGAAGGCATCATCAAGATCGCATCGCCCAACGGCGACTCGATCAAGAAAGCCTACGACATGATCTATTCCATCGTGGCCGAGCCCGAAGAAGGCAAAGTCTACACCGGTAAAGTTGTCAAAATTGTCGACTTCGGCGCCTTTGTGAACTTCTTTGGCAAGCGCGACGGCCTGGTGCATGTGTCCCAGATCGAAAACCGCCGCCTGAACCACCCTTCGGATGTTCTGAAGGAAGGTCAGGAAGTGAAAGTGAAGCTCTTGGGCTTTGACGATCGCGGCAAGGTCCGCCTGTCGATGAAAATGATCAATCAGGAAACCGGCGAAGAAATGGCTCCTGAGCAAAAAGAAGACTAA
- a CDS encoding PACE efflux transporter has protein sequence MRSTADRIRHAVSFEIVGLLTATPLGSWAFGLEMHAIGVVALVVATVATLWNYAFNLCFDRAMMRWLGHTGKSVLLRIFHAVLFETGLLAISLPFIAWYLQIGLWTALMMDLGFAGFYLVYAFVYNWAYDLLFPIPAQLTTD, from the coding sequence ATGCGCAGCACAGCAGATCGGATCCGCCACGCGGTGAGTTTTGAAATCGTCGGATTGTTGACCGCTACCCCCCTGGGTTCCTGGGCTTTTGGCCTTGAAATGCATGCAATTGGTGTTGTGGCTTTGGTGGTGGCGACGGTGGCGACCCTGTGGAACTATGCCTTCAACCTCTGCTTTGATCGCGCCATGATGCGCTGGCTGGGTCACACTGGGAAATCGGTCCTGTTGCGTATCTTTCACGCGGTGCTCTTTGAGACCGGCCTGCTGGCAATATCGCTGCCGTTTATCGCTTGGTATCTGCAGATCGGGCTGTGGACCGCCTTGATGATGGACCTTGGCTTTGCCGGGTTTTATCTCGTCTATGCCTTTGTCTACAACTGGGCCTACGATCTGCTGTTCCCAATTCCGGCGCAGCTGACCACCGACTAA
- a CDS encoding peroxiredoxin — MGLRINDVVPNFTADTDQGEITFHDWIGDSWAILFSHPKDFTPVCTTEFSAVAQLSEEWAKRGTKVIGVSVDGVEDHKKWKGDIEKYGNAAAGFPIIADEGLAVSKAFDMLPAEAYLPDGRTPADSATVRSVFIIGPDKQLKLSMTYPMSVGRNFAEILRALDGLQMSTGNGVATPANWMPGEDVIIPPTVSNEDATAKFGTFETIFPYLRKTKAPE; from the coding sequence ATGGGTTTGCGTATTAATGATGTAGTTCCAAATTTCACGGCTGACACCGACCAGGGAGAGATCACTTTTCACGATTGGATCGGCGACAGCTGGGCGATTCTGTTTTCCCACCCCAAGGATTTCACCCCGGTCTGCACCACCGAGTTTTCGGCTGTTGCACAGCTGAGCGAGGAATGGGCCAAGCGCGGCACCAAGGTGATTGGCGTTTCCGTTGATGGGGTTGAGGATCACAAAAAGTGGAAGGGCGACATTGAGAAATACGGCAATGCGGCTGCGGGTTTTCCGATCATTGCGGATGAAGGCCTGGCGGTCTCCAAAGCCTTTGATATGCTGCCCGCCGAAGCCTATCTGCCCGACGGTCGTACCCCTGCCGACAGCGCCACTGTGCGGTCGGTCTTTATCATTGGGCCGGACAAGCAGCTGAAGCTGTCGATGACCTACCCGATGTCCGTGGGCCGGAACTTTGCCGAAATCCTGCGTGCCCTGGATGGCTTGCAGATGTCCACGGGGAATGGCGTTGCCACCCCGGCCAACTGGATGCCCGGCGAAGATGTGATCATCCCACCCACCGTGTCAAACGAGGACGCCACGGCGAAGTTTGGTACGTTTGAAACCATCTTCCCCTATCTGCGCAAAACCAAAGCGCCTGAATAA
- a CDS encoding ArsR/SmtB family transcription factor — MNKPLVTHLAALRALANPHRVQIMDWLLDPPSHFPPQRDGDLVEDGVCVGFITDKTGLSQPTVTSHMKSLEQAGLVSSKKIKNWVFYKANQAALKQIATSFTSASEAR, encoded by the coding sequence ATGAACAAGCCGCTCGTCACCCATCTTGCCGCGCTGCGCGCCCTGGCCAATCCTCACCGGGTTCAGATCATGGATTGGCTGCTGGACCCCCCAAGCCATTTCCCGCCGCAGCGCGATGGTGATCTGGTGGAGGATGGTGTGTGTGTTGGCTTTATCACCGACAAAACCGGCCTCAGCCAGCCAACCGTGACCAGCCACATGAAAAGCCTGGAGCAGGCCGGATTGGTGAGCTCAAAAAAGATCAAGAACTGGGTATTCTACAAGGCAAACCAGGCGGCGCTGAAACAGATCGCCACCAGCTTCACCAGCGCCAGCGAGGCGCGTTAG